Proteins found in one Bacillus thermozeamaize genomic segment:
- a CDS encoding threonine synthase has protein sequence MARWEGIIQSFQAYLPVTEKTPRLTLYEGNTPLYPARRLSEELGVHLYLKFEGLNPTGSFKDRGMVMAVAKAVEEGSRSIICASTGNTSASAAAYAALAGLRCIVVIPNGKIAMGKLAQAVMYGAEIVAIEGNFDEALAIVREISAKEPITLVNSVNPYRIEGQKTAAFEVCEQLGTAPDILAIPVGNAGNITAYWKGFKTYYEAGKVDKKPQMWGFEAEGAAAIVKGHPIANPETVATAIRIGNPASWSQAVQAAEESGGRIDYVTDEEILAAYRKLAATEGIFAEPASAASLAGVIKRHRQGQLPRGASVVCVLTGNGLKDPGTALEVVGQEVKVVPAEYESVLGIIQGVNQP, from the coding sequence TTGGCACGTTGGGAAGGAATTATCCAGTCATTTCAAGCATACTTACCTGTCACTGAAAAGACACCCCGACTGACCCTTTATGAGGGGAATACCCCCCTCTACCCGGCCAGGCGGCTTTCCGAAGAGCTGGGCGTCCACCTGTACCTGAAGTTTGAAGGATTAAACCCGACCGGTTCCTTCAAGGACAGGGGCATGGTGATGGCAGTCGCCAAGGCGGTGGAAGAGGGCAGCCGGAGCATCATCTGCGCTTCGACCGGCAATACGTCGGCATCTGCCGCCGCTTATGCGGCATTGGCAGGACTGCGTTGCATCGTGGTCATCCCGAACGGCAAAATCGCGATGGGGAAGCTGGCCCAGGCGGTGATGTACGGCGCTGAAATCGTGGCGATTGAAGGGAATTTTGACGAGGCGCTGGCCATTGTCCGGGAAATATCGGCGAAAGAGCCGATTACACTGGTCAACTCGGTCAACCCGTACCGGATCGAGGGGCAGAAAACGGCTGCCTTTGAAGTGTGCGAGCAGCTCGGCACCGCCCCGGACATCCTGGCCATACCGGTGGGCAACGCCGGAAACATCACGGCGTATTGGAAGGGATTCAAGACTTATTATGAAGCCGGCAAGGTGGATAAAAAGCCCCAGATGTGGGGATTTGAAGCGGAGGGGGCGGCCGCGATCGTCAAGGGACATCCGATTGCCAATCCGGAGACGGTGGCGACAGCCATCCGGATTGGCAATCCTGCCAGCTGGTCTCAGGCTGTGCAGGCGGCGGAAGAATCGGGAGGACGGATCGATTACGTCACGGACGAGGAGATCCTGGCTGCTTACCGGAAGCTGGCAGCCACCGAAGGGATTTTTGCCGAACCAGCTTCCGCCGCTTCCCTGGCCGGTGTGATTAAGCGTCATCGGCAAGGCCAGCTGCCACGCGGAGCGAGCGTGGTCTGTGTCCTGACGGGGAACGGTTTGAAAGACCCCGGAACAGCCCTGGAAGTGG